A stretch of Candidatus Marsarchaeota archaeon DNA encodes these proteins:
- a CDS encoding DNA gyrase subunit B, translating into MSDNSYSAKDIVVLSGPLGVRKRPAMYIGSTGSAGYLHLLYEVLDNAVDEFLAGYCKNIRITLAREDDMDVAEVTDDGRGIPTDIMPKENRPALEVIMTSLHAGAKFNSGAYKVSGGLHGVGLTVVNALSEYVDVTVNRDGKTFRQRFGRGVPATQLQEIGSSDGANGTTIRFKPDSEIFQMHRFDTIALTERLHDLSFLCPGLHIYLTDSREGQGSAIEYASKNGLVDFLEFIKNGRTALTKPVIISKSVDSISVDVALQYIDSYSEEVLSFVNKIKTPEGGTHIAGFRAALTRAITNYVQKGAKKDLPAIEGEDTREGLVAIVSVLMQNPEFEGQTKEKLGNTTIKTVLESVLYTQLSYYLDEHPGEAEKMLAKVAKSAEAREAARRARELARKKSVFDSAVLPGKLADCIETDPEKAEIFIVEGNSAGGSSKQGRDRIYQAILPLRGKVLNVEKASVEKIFGNSELHTMVTAFGTGIKEGFNAQNLRYGKIILLADADVDGSHIKTLLLTFFYRYLRPLIEQGHVYIAQPPLYRIANGKDVKYAYSDAELNRIMHDAGDRAEVQRYKGLGEMNPEQLWSTTMDPSKRVLKKVAIKDVELANTMFTILMGVDVEKRRKFLEEHSTEVAFLDV; encoded by the coding sequence ATGAGCGATAACAGTTACAGCGCTAAAGATATCGTTGTGCTCTCTGGGCCTCTTGGAGTGAGGAAGAGGCCTGCCATGTACATCGGCTCGACTGGCAGCGCGGGCTACCTCCACCTGCTCTACGAAGTGCTTGACAACGCGGTCGACGAATTCCTTGCCGGCTACTGCAAGAACATACGCATAACCCTGGCAAGGGAGGACGATATGGACGTGGCAGAAGTCACGGATGATGGCAGGGGCATACCGACAGACATAATGCCAAAGGAGAACAGGCCTGCGCTTGAGGTGATAATGACCTCGCTGCATGCAGGCGCCAAATTCAACAGCGGCGCGTACAAGGTGTCTGGCGGGCTGCACGGCGTCGGACTGACCGTAGTCAATGCCCTATCAGAATACGTCGATGTAACGGTAAACAGGGACGGCAAGACTTTCAGGCAGAGGTTCGGACGCGGAGTGCCGGCCACGCAGCTCCAGGAGATTGGCAGTTCTGATGGCGCCAATGGCACCACAATACGCTTCAAACCGGATTCTGAGATATTCCAGATGCACAGGTTTGACACGATCGCGCTCACTGAAAGGCTCCACGATCTTTCGTTCCTGTGCCCGGGTCTTCACATATACCTGACAGATTCAAGAGAGGGGCAGGGTTCTGCCATAGAATACGCATCCAAGAACGGCCTTGTTGACTTCCTGGAATTCATCAAGAACGGCCGGACAGCCCTTACCAAACCGGTCATAATCTCAAAGAGCGTAGATTCTATAAGCGTCGATGTGGCGCTGCAGTACATAGACTCTTACAGCGAGGAGGTGCTCTCTTTCGTCAACAAGATAAAGACGCCTGAAGGAGGCACGCACATTGCAGGTTTCAGGGCCGCGCTGACACGGGCGATAACAAACTACGTACAGAAGGGCGCGAAAAAAGATTTGCCTGCGATAGAGGGCGAGGACACGCGCGAAGGCCTTGTAGCGATAGTTTCGGTGCTGATGCAGAATCCGGAATTTGAGGGCCAGACCAAGGAGAAGCTCGGCAACACCACCATAAAGACCGTATTGGAGAGCGTATTGTACACGCAGCTCTCCTACTATCTCGATGAGCACCCTGGAGAGGCCGAGAAGATGCTCGCGAAGGTTGCGAAGAGCGCGGAGGCGCGTGAGGCCGCAAGGAGGGCGCGTGAGCTCGCCAGAAAGAAGAGCGTGTTCGACAGCGCAGTACTGCCGGGCAAGCTGGCCGATTGCATAGAAACAGATCCAGAAAAGGCTGAGATTTTCATAGTGGAGGGCAACAGTGCAGGAGGGTCAAGCAAGCAGGGGCGCGACAGAATCTACCAGGCAATATTGCCGCTGAGGGGCAAGGTGCTCAATGTCGAGAAGGCCTCAGTGGAAAAGATATTTGGCAACTCTGAGCTGCATACGATGGTAACAGCATTTGGCACAGGAATAAAGGAGGGCTTCAACGCGCAGAACCTCAGGTACGGCAAGATAATCCTGCTGGCAGATGCTGACGTTGACGGCAGCCACATAAAGACGCTGCTGCTGACCTTCTTCTACAGGTACCTCAGGCCCTTGATAGAGCAGGGCCATGTGTACATAGCGCAGCCTCCGCTGTACAGGATTGCGAACGGGAAGGACGTGAAGTATGCGTACAGCGACGCGGAGCTCAACAGGATCATGCACGATGCGGGAGACAGGGCCGAGGTGCAGCGTTATAAGGGCCTTGGAGAGATGAACCCGGAGCAGCTCTGGAGCACTACAATGGACCCGTCGAAGCGTGTGTTGAAAAAGGTTGCAATCAAGGACGTGGAGCTTGCCAACACCATGTTCACCATACTGATGGGCGTGGATGTGGAGAAGCGCAGGAAGTTCCTCGAGGAGCATTCTACAGAGGTGGCGTTCCTCGACGTGTGA
- the amrS gene encoding AmmeMemoRadiSam system radical SAM enzyme, whose product MIREAKLWRRSGDRVVCTACARQCSIPDGSGGFCFIRRNIGGKLVLMSYGVISAMQVDPIEKKPFNHFMPGTYVLGIGTSSCNFGCLFCQNHNISKEREITGLEMTPEQVVGTAIKQHARGIAFTYNEPTIFIEFAIDVAELAHRRGLSTMFVSNGFMTKEAIALMKGKIDAVAVDFKGNGERIFSNKYEMVTSNEPVKEALLEMKKAGIHIEITDLIVPRVGDSVHACSELARWIHDNLGPDTPIQFTRFYPDYKMLDYPQTPFETLQKHYDAAKAEGLNYVYIGNVPGTKYEHTYCPSCGNAVIKREGYVITGWELDSENRCRRCGTPIPIIGKKPVLFTDRGISVLY is encoded by the coding sequence ATGATTAGGGAAGCGAAACTCTGGCGCAGGAGCGGCGATAGGGTTGTGTGTACGGCCTGTGCTCGCCAATGCTCAATTCCAGACGGTTCGGGCGGATTCTGCTTCATACGCAGGAACATTGGTGGAAAGCTGGTGCTGATGAGCTATGGCGTAATATCTGCGATGCAGGTTGATCCTATAGAAAAGAAGCCTTTCAACCATTTCATGCCAGGCACCTACGTTCTGGGCATAGGCACATCATCATGCAACTTCGGCTGCCTGTTCTGCCAGAACCACAACATATCGAAGGAACGCGAAATAACCGGTCTCGAAATGACCCCCGAGCAGGTGGTCGGAACCGCGATAAAACAGCATGCACGCGGTATCGCATTCACTTACAACGAACCAACGATATTCATAGAGTTCGCTATCGATGTAGCAGAGCTCGCCCACAGGCGTGGCCTCTCAACGATGTTCGTCAGCAACGGCTTCATGACCAAGGAAGCAATAGCGCTGATGAAAGGGAAGATAGACGCCGTTGCAGTGGACTTCAAAGGCAACGGCGAGCGCATATTCTCGAACAAGTATGAGATGGTGACGTCAAACGAGCCCGTAAAAGAAGCCCTCCTCGAGATGAAAAAGGCCGGAATACACATAGAGATAACCGACCTCATCGTTCCCCGCGTTGGCGACTCGGTGCATGCGTGCAGCGAACTGGCGCGATGGATCCATGATAATCTTGGGCCTGACACCCCTATTCAGTTCACCAGGTTCTATCCTGATTACAAGATGCTGGACTATCCGCAAACTCCATTCGAGACGCTGCAAAAGCACTATGACGCAGCCAAAGCTGAAGGGCTAAACTACGTCTACATAGGTAACGTGCCTGGTACCAAGTACGAGCACACTTACTGCCCATCGTGCGGAAACGCAGTAATAAAGCGCGAGGGCTATGTGATAACTGGCTGGGAACTTGACTCAGAAAACAGGTGCCGCAGATGCGGCACTCCGATACCTATAATAGGCAAGAAGCCCGTCCTTTTCACAGACAGGGGGATAAGCGTCCTATACTGA
- a CDS encoding vitamin K epoxide reductase family protein gives MKKLKLIALALLLIGLADSSYLTLEHFGSVPLVCPVNRIINCFTVLTSRYSVVFGVPLAVAGLIWAAVMLILLAYSASQVSKTITPIWGFIGAAGVAYSLIAQYLLGNICVYCATLDATIILFLIAVYFGVMRK, from the coding sequence ATGAAGAAGCTCAAGCTCATAGCCCTGGCGCTACTGCTGATAGGTCTTGCAGATTCGTCATATCTCACATTGGAGCATTTCGGGAGTGTGCCTCTTGTCTGCCCTGTTAATCGCATTATAAACTGCTTCACGGTGCTCACCAGCAGGTATTCCGTTGTTTTCGGGGTACCGCTTGCGGTAGCCGGGCTTATATGGGCGGCTGTAATGCTCATTCTTTTAGCATACAGCGCCTCGCAGGTATCGAAGACTATTACCCCCATATGGGGCTTTATCGGAGCTGCTGGAGTAGCGTACTCATTGATAGCGCAGTACCTGCTAGGAAACATATGCGTATACTGCGCCACATTGGACGCAACAATAATATTGTTTCTCATTGCTGTTTATTTTGGGGTCATGCGGAAATAG
- a CDS encoding HD domain-containing protein encodes MYIRDPVLQEIHATSDEERIIDTNEFQRLRRVSQLGFANLVYPGATGTRFEHSLGTMRITKDLSINLYGKIDPELSVAGLLHDVGHTPYSHATEPVFMHRLRKTHEQLGRDMIMAGPLHDAIQDSSLSLKKVLSGFDGNGKGTIITGPLGSDRLDYLMRDAYQTGVAYGIIDYVRIKNRLAYRNGKPAIYLNGVDGAESMLIARYYMLSSVYFHHTSVIASSMFNKALDACISSGEIDPKEAARFEDLRLSEALLHSKSGSKLAKDVEERKLFKRAYYIDSLDVDLKKGELESALGHAGLDYNDYVVEINHFKGGHDDIMVIDKDGSRMGLLSKISPLFNALLGMLSRRSIVLAACEPVNVARARIALRKAL; translated from the coding sequence TTGTATATCAGGGATCCGGTTCTTCAGGAAATACACGCCACATCCGACGAGGAGCGCATAATAGACACCAACGAGTTCCAGCGCCTGAGGCGCGTGTCCCAGCTCGGGTTCGCAAATCTGGTATACCCTGGTGCGACAGGCACCAGGTTTGAGCATTCGCTCGGCACCATGCGCATAACCAAAGACCTTTCCATCAACCTATACGGGAAAATAGACCCCGAACTATCGGTCGCTGGCCTGCTGCACGACGTAGGCCATACGCCATATTCGCATGCAACAGAGCCCGTCTTCATGCATCGTCTGCGCAAGACGCATGAACAGCTCGGCCGGGATATGATAATGGCAGGCCCGCTGCATGATGCGATACAGGATTCCAGCCTTTCATTAAAAAAGGTTCTCAGCGGCTTCGATGGCAATGGCAAAGGTACCATAATAACGGGTCCTCTCGGTTCTGACCGGCTCGATTACCTGATGCGCGACGCTTATCAAACAGGAGTAGCGTACGGAATAATCGACTATGTTCGCATTAAGAACAGGCTCGCCTACAGGAACGGGAAGCCAGCCATATACCTGAACGGTGTCGACGGCGCAGAATCAATGCTTATTGCCAGATACTACATGCTATCATCAGTATATTTCCATCACACATCTGTTATAGCGTCAAGTATGTTCAACAAGGCCCTTGATGCATGCATATCATCAGGCGAGATAGATCCAAAGGAAGCTGCAAGGTTTGAAGACCTGCGGCTTTCAGAGGCACTGCTGCATTCGAAATCAGGATCGAAGCTTGCAAAGGATGTAGAGGAAAGGAAGCTGTTCAAGCGCGCATACTATATCGACAGCCTTGATGTCGACCTGAAGAAGGGGGAACTAGAGTCGGCGCTCGGGCACGCCGGATTGGACTATAACGACTACGTAGTAGAGATAAACCACTTCAAGGGCGGGCATGACGACATTATGGTGATCGACAAGGACGGGAGCAGGATGGGCCTTCTCAGCAAAATATCTCCGCTGTTCAATGCTTTGCTCGGCATGCTGAGCAGGCGGAGCATAGTGCTGGCAGCATGCGAGCCTGTAAACGTCGCCCGCGCCAGAATCGCGCTTCGCAAGGCTTTATAA
- the endA gene encoding tRNA-intron lyase, producing the protein MTLEIAYDRKRKRLFATDQSTIDILKNGNIGSYENNTLDLMVEEALYLVDVRKAVCTEIGSGKAMTFNDIAEEFIKKSKLMARYFTYKDWKDRGLMIRPPAPGLVSSQSATVKKYPASELRLKEVYFEGVFFPGDMTTVIDDPAAGQEIYEKYWLGQFGTYKVTGHGTLNKLDVYETLFLADAGALRIRNYSRKQVMDVAIARRFDSQKLYDVYRDWRSKGYVIKSGFKFGTHFRVYFPGASPVKTDSEWIHSKHVLHVFPRDTKLLISEWARAIRVAHSVRKTFILAIPGKSRRKKLAIDFVLYHRHNGNIEVPGSDSPRYAMLSLGENEYIGGSELAAVINEARSRRLELILAIADRETSVTYYKVRIISLPKSDYEYYEIDWMQP; encoded by the coding sequence ATGACTCTTGAGATAGCCTACGACCGCAAGCGGAAGCGCCTGTTCGCGACTGACCAGTCTACCATAGACATACTGAAGAACGGTAACATAGGCAGCTATGAGAACAACACGCTGGACCTTATGGTTGAGGAAGCTCTCTACCTTGTTGATGTGAGAAAGGCAGTATGCACAGAAATCGGCTCTGGAAAGGCCATGACCTTCAATGATATCGCGGAGGAGTTCATAAAGAAAAGCAAGCTGATGGCCAGGTACTTCACGTATAAGGATTGGAAAGACAGGGGGCTCATGATAAGGCCCCCGGCGCCAGGGCTTGTTTCAAGCCAGAGCGCGACAGTTAAAAAATATCCTGCCTCGGAGCTAAGGCTCAAGGAAGTGTATTTTGAGGGGGTGTTCTTTCCAGGTGACATGACCACTGTGATAGACGATCCAGCCGCAGGGCAGGAAATCTACGAAAAGTACTGGCTGGGGCAGTTCGGTACATATAAGGTCACAGGGCATGGGACGCTAAACAAGCTTGACGTGTATGAAACGCTTTTCCTCGCTGATGCAGGCGCGCTCAGAATAAGGAACTACTCGAGGAAGCAGGTGATGGATGTAGCAATCGCCAGGCGCTTCGACTCGCAGAAGCTATACGACGTGTACAGGGATTGGCGTAGCAAGGGCTACGTCATAAAGTCAGGCTTCAAGTTCGGGACGCATTTCAGGGTGTACTTCCCTGGTGCAAGCCCGGTGAAGACCGACAGCGAATGGATACATTCGAAACACGTACTGCACGTATTCCCACGCGACACCAAACTGCTCATATCTGAATGGGCGCGTGCCATACGTGTCGCGCACTCTGTAAGGAAGACATTCATACTTGCGATACCTGGGAAGAGCAGGAGGAAGAAGCTTGCAATAGACTTTGTGTTATACCACAGGCACAACGGCAACATAGAAGTGCCGGGTAGCGACTCGCCTCGTTATGCAATGCTGTCGTTGGGTGAGAACGAGTACATAGGCGGAAGCGAGCTTGCTGCTGTGATAAACGAGGCAAGATCAAGAAGGCTCGAGCTGATACTCGCGATAGCTGACAGGGAAACGTCTGTCACGTATTACAAGGTAAGGATAATAAGCCTGCCCAAAAGCGACTATGAGTATTACGAGATAGACTGGATGCAGCCATAG
- the dph5 gene encoding diphthine synthase — protein sequence MLYLIGVGLADGDVPVAALDACKRCTLYADTYTSLMNERRIAYLEALLSKKITELKRSDMEENAPALVKRAASEDIAVLVGGDPLTATTHKILFIEARKAGVSVKIMHASSILSVIIGESGLDFYRFGAVCTVPRWSEKYRPVSFYETIERNSRSNLHSIVLLDYDAEKGSSIPLQEALDVFWEAELHYRHGIIANERKIFVMHDLGRDGQSVLVLGFGEAKALKLNNGVTSIIVPAEITDVERETVAGMHGVKA from the coding sequence ATGCTATACCTGATAGGTGTTGGACTTGCAGACGGAGATGTGCCTGTGGCGGCGCTTGATGCATGCAAGCGCTGCACGCTCTATGCTGACACATATACCAGCCTAATGAACGAGAGGCGCATCGCATATCTAGAAGCGCTGCTAAGCAAGAAGATAACCGAACTGAAAAGGTCAGATATGGAGGAGAACGCGCCTGCGCTTGTTAAGCGTGCGGCAAGCGAGGACATAGCGGTGCTGGTTGGCGGAGACCCTCTCACTGCCACAACGCATAAGATACTCTTCATAGAGGCAAGGAAGGCTGGCGTTTCAGTAAAGATCATGCATGCAAGCTCTATCCTGTCAGTTATAATAGGCGAAAGCGGATTGGATTTCTACAGGTTCGGTGCAGTGTGCACTGTACCGAGATGGAGTGAAAAATACAGGCCAGTCTCTTTCTACGAGACGATTGAAAGAAACTCAAGAAGCAATCTCCACAGCATAGTGCTACTCGATTATGATGCAGAGAAAGGTTCATCAATACCATTGCAGGAAGCGCTGGATGTGTTTTGGGAGGCGGAATTGCATTATAGGCATGGCATAATTGCCAATGAGAGGAAGATATTCGTCATGCATGACCTTGGGCGTGACGGCCAGTCGGTTTTGGTGCTCGGGTTCGGCGAAGCAAAGGCACTAAAGCTTAATAATGGCGTAACCTCAATAATAGTACCTGCTGAAATTACCGACGTAGAACGCGAAACTGTGGCAGGCATGCATGGTGTGAAGGCATGA
- a CDS encoding DEAD/DEAH box helicase, protein MTVYDVFLRTYKHYTPIQELALPLVGGGKNCIISAPTGSGKTEAALLPVLDNMVRSGKRDGVMALYITPLRALNRDMIKRVEGLCSAIGVSVAVRHGDTLQSERSRQSRKAPMLLITTPETLQSILPTKYIGRALANVRHVIVDEIHELYHTKRGAQLALGLERLEELSQNFQRIGISATISDLGGVKKLLCGTRKCEAAVIDSRKDLELKVVIPKAAVRSMGDIAERFGLDAQALARLDALSRLISGSKSTLVFANTRQIVEALGSRLLYLNSIRPFGGIGVHHSSLDKEERVRIEEQFRSGALKSIIATSSLELGIDIGAIDLVVQYSSPRQALRIIQRAGRSGHSVHKKARGTIIATNEVDAIEAITICRNVDEGKLEQFRPHELPLDVLANQICGIALDKGACSIDEVLNIARRSGPFAKIEKNAIEALLRFMADQRMIGFDGRSISSGGRTRMYYYGHLSVIPDSKRYVVKNIANNRIVSSLDERFVASNVDEGSVFITKGLPWKVVSIDNDIIHVEPSDNLEAAVPDWSGEDIPVSSEVAHGFFDTLNELHNGKLAIGGRGEDGLAKELDDFARAQSGAIPSRDSVMIEEHDDYSVVYTGLGTLANEALSRLLGHLMSVRLGHSVNIKASPYMVFVEVRPDANLAALLHSIAPAGIEHALRDAVADTELFRYRFITVAKLFGLVDRDATVSKSVARRLVKVLAGTPVYSETERELMENYFDVPLLRDFFSGIHEGRIKIRSVRTGQMTQLTKTILDSAYYTKELLMPLTPSTELVDSFVKYMLAKRTKLLCTYCGMTFTRSLEELEPMGEIVCPACGSPMLVPFTEEYKALIDKRRSGARLSQAERSMLGDIMKQASLMESYGGKAAVALATYGIGPRTAARALLMLRRDERLFYLDLIEAQKQFIKNKKYWSVT, encoded by the coding sequence ATGACTGTTTATGACGTGTTCCTCAGGACGTACAAGCACTACACGCCTATCCAGGAGCTTGCTCTTCCGTTAGTTGGCGGCGGCAAAAACTGCATAATAAGCGCACCTACGGGCTCTGGCAAGACCGAAGCCGCGCTGCTGCCTGTGCTGGATAACATGGTGCGCTCGGGAAAACGCGACGGGGTGATGGCCCTTTACATAACGCCGCTGAGGGCACTCAACAGGGACATGATAAAGAGGGTTGAGGGCCTGTGCAGCGCTATAGGCGTGAGCGTAGCAGTAAGGCATGGTGATACACTGCAAAGCGAAAGGAGCAGACAGAGCAGAAAAGCCCCGATGCTGCTCATCACCACGCCAGAAACGCTGCAGAGCATACTCCCAACGAAGTATATAGGCAGGGCATTGGCGAATGTAAGGCACGTGATAGTCGACGAAATACATGAGCTTTACCATACTAAGCGCGGGGCGCAGCTGGCACTTGGGCTTGAGAGGCTCGAGGAACTGTCTCAGAACTTCCAGCGAATAGGCATAAGCGCGACCATCAGCGATTTGGGGGGAGTTAAGAAGCTGCTTTGCGGAACCCGGAAATGCGAGGCGGCGGTTATAGACAGCAGGAAGGACCTTGAGCTGAAAGTCGTGATACCTAAGGCCGCTGTCAGAAGCATGGGTGATATAGCGGAGAGATTCGGCCTGGACGCACAGGCGCTCGCCAGGCTCGATGCATTGTCGAGGTTGATATCAGGGTCTAAATCTACGCTTGTGTTCGCGAACACCAGGCAGATAGTAGAGGCGCTTGGAAGCAGATTGCTTTACCTAAACAGCATACGGCCATTCGGCGGCATAGGAGTGCACCACAGTTCGCTCGATAAAGAGGAACGCGTGCGCATAGAGGAGCAGTTCAGGAGCGGCGCGCTCAAGAGCATAATAGCCACAAGCTCGCTGGAACTTGGGATAGATATAGGGGCGATAGACCTTGTGGTGCAGTACAGCTCGCCACGGCAGGCGCTGCGTATCATCCAGCGCGCGGGGCGCAGCGGGCATTCGGTGCATAAAAAAGCGCGCGGGACGATAATCGCGACAAACGAGGTTGATGCGATAGAAGCCATCACGATATGCAGGAATGTAGACGAAGGGAAGCTTGAGCAGTTCAGGCCGCACGAACTGCCGCTGGATGTGCTGGCTAACCAAATCTGCGGAATTGCGCTCGACAAAGGTGCCTGTTCTATCGATGAGGTGCTTAACATTGCAAGAAGGTCCGGGCCATTCGCAAAGATCGAGAAGAATGCAATTGAGGCACTGCTCAGGTTCATGGCCGACCAGCGCATGATAGGATTCGACGGAAGATCCATCTCGTCTGGAGGCCGCACCAGGATGTACTATTACGGGCACCTCAGCGTCATACCGGATTCCAAGCGTTACGTGGTCAAGAACATAGCAAACAACAGGATTGTGTCGTCGCTGGACGAGAGATTCGTGGCAAGCAATGTGGATGAAGGTTCGGTGTTCATAACAAAGGGGTTGCCGTGGAAGGTAGTTAGCATAGACAATGACATAATACACGTGGAACCTAGCGACAATCTCGAGGCTGCAGTTCCGGACTGGAGCGGAGAGGACATCCCTGTGAGCAGCGAGGTTGCACATGGGTTTTTCGACACGCTGAACGAACTGCACAATGGAAAGTTGGCAATTGGCGGCCGGGGAGAAGACGGGCTTGCCAAAGAGCTCGATGATTTTGCAAGGGCACAGAGTGGCGCCATTCCGTCAAGGGATTCGGTAATGATAGAGGAGCACGATGATTATTCAGTAGTTTACACAGGTCTAGGCACTCTTGCCAACGAGGCATTGTCAAGATTGCTAGGGCATCTTATGAGCGTTAGACTGGGGCACAGCGTCAACATAAAAGCCTCGCCGTACATGGTTTTCGTTGAGGTGCGCCCGGATGCCAACTTGGCTGCGCTCCTGCATTCGATTGCGCCGGCCGGCATAGAGCATGCACTGCGTGACGCCGTAGCAGACACGGAGCTGTTCAGATACAGATTCATAACCGTAGCAAAGCTGTTCGGCCTGGTTGATAGGGATGCAACGGTTTCGAAATCGGTTGCAAGGAGGCTTGTCAAGGTATTGGCTGGCACGCCTGTCTATTCCGAAACAGAACGCGAACTGATGGAGAACTACTTCGACGTGCCATTGCTCAGGGACTTCTTCTCCGGAATTCACGAAGGCAGGATTAAGATTCGCAGCGTACGTACTGGGCAGATGACTCAGCTTACCAAAACCATACTCGACTCCGCATATTACACGAAGGAATTGCTGATGCCGCTCACGCCCAGCACTGAACTGGTCGACTCGTTCGTGAAATACATGCTGGCCAAGAGGACAAAGCTCCTTTGCACGTACTGCGGTATGACGTTCACACGAAGCCTCGAGGAACTAGAACCTATGGGCGAGATAGTATGCCCGGCATGCGGGAGTCCGATGCTAGTGCCGTTCACAGAAGAATACAAGGCATTAATCGATAAAAGGAGGAGCGGCGCAAGACTGTCGCAGGCCGAACGGTCTATGCTGGGCGACATCATGAAACAGGCCAGCCTTATGGAGTCCTATGGAGGTAAAGCTGCCGTGGCTCTTGCGACCTATGGGATAGGACCGAGGACCGCCGCAAGGGCGCTGCTCATGCTGCGCAGGGACGAGCGGCTTTTCTATCTAGATTTGATAGAGGCGCAGAAGCAATTTATAAAGAACAAGAAGTATTGGTCTGTGACATGA
- a CDS encoding RNHCP domain-containing protein, translating into MQNSAKTFARRKEDFICLHCGAHVAGNGYTDHCPECLWGRHVDKNPGDRLERCGGEMKPVSAECDRDGTFTIHYVCLKCGVRRRFKQAAGDSRQALEDLAGH; encoded by the coding sequence ATGCAAAATAGCGCGAAAACGTTCGCAAGGAGGAAAGAAGACTTCATATGCCTGCACTGCGGTGCACATGTCGCAGGCAACGGATACACCGACCACTGCCCCGAATGCCTATGGGGAAGGCACGTAGATAAAAATCCTGGCGACAGACTGGAGCGGTGTGGCGGCGAAATGAAGCCAGTCTCTGCAGAGTGCGACCGCGACGGCACCTTCACCATACATTACGTTTGCCTAAAGTGCGGCGTGCGTAGGCGCTTCAAGCAGGCTGCCGGCGATAGCAGGCAGGCGCTGGAGGACCTGGCCGGGCATTAA
- a CDS encoding NADH-quinone oxidoreductase subunit A has product MLYDYIAIVFFAAFAFFIPAAFLLASRLLRPSSAGNRVKDSPYESGEKTIGSSRDLDIEYFPFFMLFLPFEVVAVIVLLWSPSARVTGLTNGLLVIGMLVLAAALATLGYMLAGDKRAK; this is encoded by the coding sequence ATGCTTTACGATTATATCGCCATCGTGTTCTTCGCCGCGTTCGCATTTTTCATACCAGCGGCGTTCCTCCTGGCGTCCAGGCTGCTGCGCCCAAGCTCTGCCGGCAATCGTGTCAAGGATTCGCCGTATGAGAGCGGCGAGAAGACCATAGGATCGAGCCGCGACCTTGACATCGAGTATTTTCCGTTCTTCATGCTCTTCCTACCATTTGAGGTCGTGGCTGTCATTGTGCTCCTGTGGAGCCCTTCGGCAAGGGTAACGGGCCTTACAAACGGGCTACTGGTTATCGGAATGCTGGTGCTGGCTGCGGCCCTGGCGACGCTGGGTTACATGCTTGCAGGTGACAAACGTGCAAAATGA
- a CDS encoding NADH-quinone oxidoreductase subunit C: protein MKRKGFDYLKAITAVDYTDRLEVLYLLYNTTTKEQETLLVKLTAPLKVSTIMHVYGSADWYERELSEMFGIKIDGREASRLLLEKWNGADAPLRKGFAWGKPYRKVS from the coding sequence ATGAAAAGGAAGGGCTTTGACTACCTCAAAGCCATAACTGCTGTAGACTACACTGACAGACTGGAGGTGCTGTACCTGCTTTACAACACAACCACGAAGGAGCAGGAGACGCTGCTGGTAAAGCTTACGGCTCCGCTGAAAGTAAGCACCATAATGCACGTGTACGGGAGCGCAGACTGGTACGAGCGTGAGCTGTCAGAGATGTTCGGCATAAAGATAGACGGCAGGGAAGCAAGCAGGCTCCTACTCGAGAAATGGAACGGCGCAGATGCGCCGCTGAGGAAGGGCTTCGCATGGGGCAAGCCGTACAGGAAGGTGAGTTGA